The genomic interval TGAAGGTTGGGGCATTGGCTGAAGGTGAAGTTACCTTCTCTTTCCCTTTGTAGGAAGCTCTAGGAAGATCCCCACTAGTACTAAATGATGGAATCGGTTGAGGCTTCTCGCTCACATCTTGTACATGCTTTCCAGATTTATCCTGGTTGAATGTCAGTGGAGCATGAAGTAATGCCTGCTGGGGCTGCGACTCAATTGAGGCTGGAGTGCCTCCTCTCTGTCGAGTGAAAGCACAAAATCTAGTCAATTACTCAAATATTCTCAGTAAGTCGTAAAAAATTTGCCGACCTCAACCTCATAAAGTGCAAAATCATGCATGTCAATTACCTTCAGTGGGTCCTCATTAAAACTGTGATGCTGCGGGCTATTGTTGCTCAAAGGTGTCTCCATGTATAGTTGCCATTGCAGTGACTGCACGCATATACAACTGCCAGCGtcagaaaatcaaaataaatacatgtggGCGCATACACACAATGCATTTATGCATGACAGAACCTCTAGTTGATCCTTAGTGAGTCTGAGATGCTGCTGTGGCAGTTGAGAATGATGACTCCCAGGAGGCTTCATGTTGCTTCGCAGGTTTTGCAATTGCTTGACAAGCATACACCAAACAATGTCAGAAactaaagaaaacaaacagtaCTTGGATATGCATACGCACAATCATTCTATATGAGCAATCGGAACCTTTAGTTGAGGGTCAACGAATCCGGGATACTGCACAGGCTTACAAGAATGTTGGCTCCCTGATGGATCCTTGTTAGTATGCCCAGTGAATCCAGGATACTGCACTGGCATATGAGAATGTTGGTTCCCTGGTGGGAACTTGTTAGTTTGCCCAATGAATCCAGGATACTGCACTGACATATGAGAATGTTGGCTCCCTCGTGGATCCTTGTCAGTATGCCTAATGAATCCAGGATACTGCACTGGCATATGGGAACGTTGGCTCCCTTGTGGATCCTTGTTGGTTTGCCCAATGAATCTAGAATACTGCACTGGCGTTTGAGAATGTTGGCTACCTTGTGGATCCTTGTTAGTTTGCCCAATGAATCTGGGATACTGCACTGGCATATGAGAATGTTGACTCCCTGATAGATCCTTGTTAGTTTGCTGCTTTTCCAGTGACTGCACAAGCATCCAACAAATGGAATGAAAGATTcagatgaaaaaaatgttcAACACATGCTAACAATATGCAGAATTTTCATTGTGTTTTCATATTCTAATATTAGAATATCTCAGCTTCTATATCCGTGCAGTGAAAGATTAGATTTTTCTTAGCCAAGAAATGTGGAAACATGATGAGAATGGCAGCATCAGCAAGTCCCCAACAGATCAGTAATGCAAATCAtggatatttttcaaaagaattaGTAGTTCAACATATGGTTTGCAAAATACATAGATAAATCTTATTGTATTAATAATGTGCTCTATGCCACAAATGCATTTTATTCTTCCGGTACATATtctatctctttttttttttttttcctccgtTGACACTTCTGAATAAAATGTGCTTTATAATTCTTCCCTGGTTTCATAGAAAACATCAATACTTTTAAACAGATTTCACTTACGAAAAgggggaggaaaaaaaaaggcttcaCATTTTTCTTAACACCATGTACTATTACTGAATAACCATAGCGGTTCATTCAACAAATCCAACTTCCAAAATTTCCAgcaaattgatattttcaagCAACTTGTTCTGCTTAGACAATGATAcatgaaattatttaataacttCATACtcttaaaaactacaaaaataaaaccaagGTGAACATCGCAAAGCTAAAAGTTCCATGAATACCACAATATTATAACCAACCTGCTGATATGCCAAATTGCAATCAACACCTTGTTGTAATGGTGATGGTGAACCAGTAACAGATAAGAAAGCGGGAGATGCATATGAAAAAGGCAGAGGCTTGACGGCTGCTGGAACCTGGCCATAATTGGCAGAGAAAATTTCCTGTTCATTTGTCAAAGTTTTTAGATCTGAGAAAAGATTAGCAATAATTCTCAATACtcttaagaaattttttaaaaataaaaaccgttccaaaattttttgttcCCCTTTATGGTCTGTCTGGGTTAATCACCAACAGCCTGAACAAAAGGAAATCCATATGCAAGAACAATTTATCAAGAGTTTTCCAgtcaaagataaaagaactCTTCTGATGGTCTTTTTCTTATACTTGCCCTAATTTAACATATCACATCAACAAAAGCACATCCATAGATGAATGCAACCTGTAAATCAATCATCCAGAGCTCTAACATGCAGGCAGCGGCTTGAAAAGTCATCAACTTATCAAATATGCTAACAGTAATCATTGTGAAACATACAAAAATGATTTATCAAATGAAATGGctacatatttattttccGATTCTGTatgaaataatttgaattattaaggAAATAGGAACTTATATATTTCATATCTGACCTCATTGACTTGAGAATTCCTCATCTCAATCAATTTCACAACTTTAAAAGTTTGGATTATCTGACGACTTCCCCAAAGCTCCAACTACTCTAAAATGAGATGCAATGCAAGAAGCATCCAGTTATTATTTACCCCACTGTGTGCTTACCATTTGCCTAAGTTTCTATCCTTCTCTGTACATATGTAAGGCTATATACAATGACATGTTTAGTTAGAAACATGATGATTTCCTTGCGTcatgtttatatattttgctCACTGATTGGATGTTATGTATGTTAACCAATCTGTTTTCGCGTTGTCAAACCGCATTTTTCGGTGTTTGCCAATAAGATTAGATTATCCATACATCAATCTGGGTTGGGCAAAATAAATACTAGATTTGTATCCAAGGTAAAAAGGAAATTACTAAACTTTCACTGGGGCTTAAATGTGCAGACTTGATAGTCTACGCCGTTACGCTAAGGGACATATATGCACTATCTTAAGTGAGCCTTGTCAAACTAAGCCTATTAAATTCGAGATCATGCATATGAGCTGAAGCCATATAAACTAGACAAGTACCTTCTACACTTCAGCTAAGTGCTATACCTATGAAGTTGGTTACAAAAATTTGAGTCTAGGAAAAGTAACCTGCTCGACAATGGAACTCCCAAAATGTCGCACTAGCCAATTTAATAGTTAAGATTCCCGTAGATTCTCCTCGTTTCATttcttaaacaaataaatttatacccTTGTAAATAACtttctttcattctttttcaaatttatttaagcatAGCCTGACTGATAATTAAATCCCCTTCCCACCCATGTGAGCAGAGTTTGAACCCCAAACCACTTGTATCAACTCACGAGATTTTACCAAGTAGTACCCACTTGTAAACAACTTCTTGTTTTGGAATGTATGAACAATTTCAAGAGCATTCTAATAATTGACCCAGCTGTTACTAGctccaaaaaaatttataaaagttgCTAATGGAGATTCATCTATTAAGTATGAAAATCCATTTCTTCCTTGATTCCTTATTTAAGTCTAATGAAACTCCACAACCATTCGTAACTTGAATTAAAAAGCAGAATATTACAACAAACCGAAATCAACAGTTCagttaaatcataaaaataacagcaaatgaataaaaaacataCCTAAGTGAGCAAACAAGTTGAAGTGTCAAGCCCTCTTCAGATTTTGCAACAGAAACGGCTCCCTacataattacatatatatatatatatatggaattacaccaaaaagaaaagctgTCGGACAATTAAAGAAAACCcactaaataaatttcataaacgaAAATGGGTATCcctaaaatcaataaataaaagaatatacaTAGAATTTTCGCGGGCTAAAAGGAGAACAAGGAGAAGCGAGTTTGAGAATCAGGAGGTGGAGggaatttatttgtattgggaGGATTTGTCAATGTATTTTACAATTCTGTCTTAATTGATctcaaaaaatacaaaaaaataccCCTGGAAAATggctaaaataaaaatactttgCTTTCTTtggctttattgaaaaatttattaaaatggcGCAAAATTCGGAGATTTTGGACAATTATACCTTCCAAGGCCCAACATTTTTAACATAACCAACTCGGTTTTAATTATCATCACACTtgcaaattaaagaattaaagaaatagaATTAGGAAGCTCGTTGTTGCTGTAATAAAGCTCTCACTATTGAATTAGGAAACCTAAAATCGTTCGGAAATATGTATAATTTCCTAATTCAGTTATGATAACTTCagttctctctctatatatagcTAATAAGTATGCCTACCTTTTACACTATCTATGCAAAAATTTCGTACAACATTTTCTCTCCTTTAATTTTCGTACGCAAAAACCCTAGGCCTGTCTTCTTCTTAATTAGTATCAAGTCAACAAGCCTCAAGAGCTAATTTGATATTCATCAACAATATAATGGGGATGCCGCAAAAACCcattggtgtcatttctcAGCCACAAAAGAAAGAGCCCGTTAAGAATCAACCAGAAAGCAATCACAATCTCGATAATGGGTCTAACAatatttcttcatcatcagtAGTTGATGGTCATGATCATGATGATGGTGGTTTCTCCTCGGCCGGTTCAAGAATATTAATGTCGGTAATGAGTAGAAGTACTCCCAGTCAAGAACCAATATCCCGTTGCTCCAAATTCAATAAGAAGCGGAAGCATGTGCAACAAGTTCATCAAGAAAGCAGtaagaaaagaacaagaaagcGAGATCACagcattgttattattaataatgataacagTAACGAGATTTCAACAAAACTGAGTTTGCGTGATGAAACTTGGCCTACCAAAGAAGACACCACTCAAGCTTACATTCCTGCAGAGGACATGATGAGAAATCAAATGCTGGCGTACAACATTGGGCTAATGAAATATTATAGGCCCGGAGAGGAGGAACACGATTCTCGAATTGGGGTCTCAACAAAACTGGACCTCTTCACGTACCCATGGAGCATCACCAAGATACTAACTCGTAGTGACCTGGGGCATTTGTCGAGGCTGTTAGTGCAAACACGTTTGGCCGAGAGATATGTGATGCCGTTTCTCGACGAGGCTAGTCGTAGTGAAGTAATTGGGAATCCGGAAGGTCTTAGGGTCAGCGTGTGGGATTGTGATACGAATTCAATGCACCGTTTGGTGTTCAAGAAATGGGCAACTTCTAACAGCTATGTGCTTATAAATCACTGGACTGCAGACTTTGTGCGCAGACGAGAGTTGGCTGCTGGTGACGAAATTGGGATGTGCTGGGATTCTTTCTATTCCAGATTCAACTTCTCCGTTCTTAAGCGTGCCCCAGCCCCCACAATTATTGTTCAAGACCACGTTGACGTTGCTGCTTCATGATCATGATAATGAATACATCACCATGAACTCAATGTTGTCCGATACTTGTAGGACTAGGACTAGGAGTGTGTGTCTGTGTATATATAAAGACTAATGAGTTTAGTTAAATGTTTAATTTCATGCATTTTTCATATGTTCCGAagtgttatattattttatgtgaGTGTATGAATGCTGACTTCGATTAACTTTTCTGGACTGGTTGCCGATTGAGaagaaataatatcaaaattacgATCAACTTGTCAATTGTGAGAGGACAAGTCAACCTTCgtgaaatttatttagagttcATTGATGTCAACTCAGAAGTAAAGttgaattattgaaattgatCTCCATGTGCCTTGTTTAATTTGACATTTCCCtagatttttccttttaaccTGAGTTAAGAGTTGTAAAATTGTACATATTAGCATGAGGGTAATTGTATTGACAAAAGAAACAGTCAATCAAAACTGTTTCTTTGGTACGATTTTCTCATCCATTTTTCTGATTTAGAATTCAACCTTTGTTTCTCCTCAATGAGAAGAATTCATATGTTGTCTCATGCTGCAATATACTAATGGGATGTTTTCTAAACAGGAAGATAGGGTGGACATAACTGCAAATTCAGTTCACCCAGGAGCAATTGTCACCAACATTATCCGTCATAACAGTCTTTTCCGTAGCATGAACACTATATTGCATGGcgagtcttttttttttttttcccttctagATCTTGCACGTATTTACAATTTTGATTGCTTCGGCCTGTATGAAGAAGCACAATTAGTGAACTTATTGCCTAGGATTTAAAGGGTGAACCAATACAGATAATTGAGACAACACAacttcaccaaaaaaaaaaaaaatctgattatttatgttaacttCCGATTTCTTTTGGTTGGATGGTTCGTTTGCTGAAAAATGTTCAGCAGGTAATCCTAAATTTTcagaaacaaagaaataagATATGAGATTACTTCTTCGGattcattaattgttaattCTTCGTAACAGAAACCGTAGATTCAAATGAAATATACAAGACTGAAAATAAACTGCCCACCACTTTCAAGTATTTTTGAACAGGCTCTTTAATTATTCCTATcttttttatatgtttgtttattttgttctgGATACTTAGGGGGCAGCTACTACATGTTATGTGGCATTGCATCCACAAGTTAAAGGGAAGAGTGGCTTCTATTTCTCGGACAGTAAAGTCGCTCAACCAAGTTCACAAGCACTTAACGTTGAGGTAGCGCGGAAATTATGGGATTTCAGCTTGAATTTGATTAACAAATGTTCTGAAAACAAAAGCATGCATTAGCTTGAGCTTGAATCTAAGACATTTCAGCTGGTGCTTGAGCTTTTCTGTTATACATTTTTTTGCTCTTGTATAACTGCAAAATGCAAACCATGTTGTTGATAAAACTGGACTTGGCATAATGGCATGGTCAAACTCGTTGCAAATAATACATGATGTTACTATGATGGTATTGTAATTGTACATTCGTAATTTCCTATCCGAAATGAGAAAGGACACATGGACTCCATTGATTGGTCCATCCTATTCCTATGACTACACCCCATTCAACCGGGCCCccctttgttttttaatttcaatacgTTTTTATCACAGCATGGAGTAAAGATTGActataaaatcaaatgaaggtattacaaattaaagattcaaaaatatttctcttctctcagaatttaacatataaaattatttcttaaaagagTATATCCTCTTtgtaatctaattttttaaaaatttcactacgtgtattaatttatgatgaaTGGTCaagatttatttacttttaccTTAACGTATTTTACCTTTCCtaattttaaaagacaaaGATGAGTTCTAATTAAACAACATCAATCATTATTCTAATGATTTTATAACTATATGATTTTTGGATCTTCTAATCGAATTAACGTAGTATGACAGGAAGAAATAGCCTAGTAAATGtattagaaatgaaaaaaagtcaaaagaaaaaacagtaAAATTTCACAATCAATAAACAATTGAACGATTTCCAAGATGATTAGTTGCAAGACATAATACATATTTGATCAAGGACAAGAAGCAGCAATTGAGTTTATCGTTGGTGGGAGATTTACACACAAGAAACTATTCTTGTAcgatatttttttcatatatgtttatttatgtttttggatTAATATCAAGTtcccgaaaaaaaaatttctgttTGATGGATTTTCTATTAGTTTGGAGAAAAAAAGCttgtgaaaaaagaatttaaaaagaagaagaagaagaaaaaaaaacaataga from Citrus sinensis cultivar Valencia sweet orange chromosome 9, DVS_A1.0, whole genome shotgun sequence carries:
- the LOC102611735 gene encoding uncharacterized protein LOC102611735 codes for the protein MITVSIFDKLMTFQAAACMLELWMIDLQVAFIYGCAFVDAEIFSANYGQVPAAVKPLPFSYASPAFLSVTGSPSPLQQGVDCNLAYQQSLEKQQTNKDLSGSQHSHMPVQYPRFIGQTNKDPQGSQHSQTPVQYSRFIGQTNKDPQGSQRSHMPVQYPGFIRHTDKDPRGSQHSHMSVQYPGFIGQTNKFPPGNQHSHMPVQYPGFTGHTNKDPSGSQHSCKPVQYPGFVDPQLKQLQNLRSNMKPPGSHHSQLPQQHLRLTKDQLESLQWQLYMETPLSNNSPQHHSFNEDPLKRGGTPASIESQPQQALLHAPLTFNQDKSGKHVQDVSEKPQPIPSFSTSGDLPRASYKGKEKVTSPSANAPTFTSVVNKPLGPGSFGNCGQLDAPYPFILPKESYNPRLPTEFLLALEACGPPGVDIPSPYGETDEAMFEIPFFKNTGSSNPSGAVSNLNSFSLASNMKDLPSVKGKEVMNANKKRRRKD
- the LOC127899628 gene encoding B3 domain-containing protein At2g33720-like; the protein is MGMPQKPIGVISQPQKKEPVKNQPESNHNLDNGSNNISSSSVVDGHDHDDGGFSSAGSRILMSVMSRSTPSQEPISRCSKFNKKRKHVQQVHQESSKKRTRKRDHSIVIINNDNSNEISTKLSLRDETWPTKEDTTQAYIPAEDMMRNQMLAYNIGLMKYYRPGEEEHDSRIGVSTKLDLFTYPWSITKILTRSDLGHLSRLLVQTRLAERYVMPFLDEASRSEVIGNPEGLRVSVWDCDTNSMHRLVFKKWATSNSYVLINHWTADFVRRRELAAGDEIGMCWDSFYSRFNFSVLKRAPAPTIIVQDHVDVAAS